The following proteins are encoded in a genomic region of Spirosoma sp. SC4-14:
- a CDS encoding ATP-binding protein: protein MEVNSLHKILKRQINRHLTTECLQHERFLQFIQAVNESYLNFDRDKELLEHSALINERDYSEINDKLKEEVSQRRQSVEKLIEAIHLIEVPDDEGKADFDPNNLVGLVAFLQRQIEYRKKIEDELRHAKEVAEQATQAKSDFLSMMSHEIRTPLNGIVGMTYLMLQEEVPPALTENLKTLQFSIEHLQALINDILDFSKIEAGKVELEDINFDLKHLVSNIKRAQQAKAQENGNRIRLMIDDDIPDSLMGDSLRIGQVLTNLVSNAIKFTRNGTITIELSLENRTADRASIFVSVQDTGIGIPKEKQQAIFTMFTQANSATTRKFGGTGLGLVITKKLLELYGSTIRIESEEGKGATFSFILDLAIGNTSAPAIVVPDTVDNKTLRGLKILLVEDYPVNVKVALKFLSMWGINVETAENGQIGVDKCREGQFDLILMDLQMPVMDGYTAAQEIRKINADVPIIALTASATFSNRDRAVLVGMSDYVTKPFNPKDLFNKIAKYSQRQISA, encoded by the coding sequence AAATTCTCTACATAAAATACTAAAACGTCAGATCAACCGGCATTTGACAACAGAGTGTTTGCAGCATGAACGCTTTCTGCAGTTTATTCAGGCTGTAAATGAATCGTACCTAAACTTTGACCGTGATAAAGAATTACTCGAACATTCGGCGCTCATAAATGAGCGCGATTATTCGGAGATTAACGATAAATTAAAGGAAGAAGTTAGTCAGCGACGACAATCGGTTGAGAAACTAATAGAAGCCATTCATCTCATTGAAGTTCCCGACGATGAGGGAAAGGCCGATTTTGATCCTAATAATCTGGTTGGATTAGTGGCTTTTTTACAACGCCAGATCGAATACCGGAAAAAAATTGAAGATGAACTACGCCATGCCAAAGAGGTAGCCGAACAGGCTACTCAGGCTAAGTCGGATTTTTTGTCGATGATGAGTCATGAAATTCGGACGCCACTGAATGGTATTGTAGGTATGACGTATCTCATGCTTCAGGAAGAAGTGCCACCCGCCCTGACCGAAAACCTGAAAACCCTCCAGTTCTCAATAGAACATCTCCAGGCATTGATCAACGATATTCTGGACTTCAGCAAAATTGAAGCCGGAAAAGTTGAACTGGAAGATATAAATTTTGACCTGAAACACCTGGTTTCGAATATCAAACGGGCTCAGCAGGCGAAAGCGCAGGAAAATGGCAACCGTATTCGCTTGATGATCGATGATGACATTCCGGATTCGTTAATGGGTGATTCGCTACGAATTGGCCAGGTGCTTACCAACCTCGTTTCGAATGCAATTAAATTTACCCGCAATGGTACAATAACCATTGAGCTATCGCTGGAAAACCGAACTGCCGATCGGGCTTCCATTTTTGTGTCTGTGCAGGATACGGGCATCGGCATACCTAAAGAAAAGCAGCAGGCCATCTTCACAATGTTTACTCAGGCAAACTCGGCCACAACCCGTAAGTTTGGTGGAACGGGCCTGGGGCTGGTAATTACCAAAAAATTGCTCGAACTCTACGGCAGTACTATTCGCATTGAGAGCGAAGAAGGGAAGGGTGCTACCTTTTCGTTTATTCTTGACCTTGCCATTGGCAATACATCGGCTCCGGCAATAGTGGTGCCCGATACGGTTGATAATAAAACGTTGAGAGGCTTAAAAATTCTGCTTGTAGAAGATTATCCAGTCAATGTAAAAGTAGCACTGAAATTTCTGTCGATGTGGGGTATTAACGTCGAAACAGCCGAAAATGGTCAGATCGGTGTCGACAAATGCCGGGAGGGACAATTTGACCTGATATTGATGGACTTGCAGATGCCCGTAATGGATGGTTACACGGCCGCTCAGGAAATACGAAAAATTAATGCCGATGTACCCATAATAGCGCTCACCGCATCTGCTACATTTAGCAACCGCGACCGGGCTGTATTAGTCGGAATGAGCGATTACGTTACAAAACCCTTTAATCCTAAAGATTTATTTAATAAAATTGCCAAGTATAGCCAGCGTCAGATAAGTGCTTAA
- a CDS encoding Hpt domain-containing protein, producing MEASDKNLVAVIDYERLVSLYGDNPRLIRNTFGLFLDSVLPDFEKLDRDVYLQQWPEIANAMHQVLPWLGMVGLTQLETDFRNLEDMVKGNPQSEPFLTAWGQFKSGFDLGVVKIRDELARMNDLA from the coding sequence ATGGAGGCATCAGATAAAAATCTCGTAGCGGTTATCGACTATGAGCGACTGGTTAGTTTATATGGTGATAACCCAAGGTTAATTCGAAATACCTTTGGGCTGTTTCTGGACAGTGTATTGCCGGATTTTGAAAAACTTGATCGTGATGTCTATTTGCAGCAATGGCCGGAAATAGCAAACGCCATGCATCAGGTACTGCCCTGGCTGGGTATGGTTGGCCTTACGCAACTGGAAACAGATTTTCGGAATCTGGAGGATATGGTGAAAGGAAACCCCCAATCAGAACCGTTTCTTACGGCCTGGGGTCAGTTCAAGTCGGGATTTGATCTGGGAGTTGTGAAGATTAGAGACGAGCTAGCCCGAATGAATGACCTGGCATAG
- a CDS encoding LytTR family DNA-binding domain-containing protein, translated as MNVVIIEDENLTAKRLESLLLKYDPAIKVLNRIPSVAEAVDWLNEPDRPTIDLVFMDIHLEDDLGFRIFEQAELNTPVVFTTAYDEYMIQAFKVNSIDYLLKPINYDELVAAIEKYKALKKQFGQASSAPDLETILNLIGRQKQTEYKDRFMITVGTKIRSIDTNDVAYFFLEEKVVFLVTKDGLTLPVDYSLDKLTQLLNPKQFFRISRQYLVSLPAIQTIHTFSAGKLKLDLVPKTKHDVFVSGDRMTEFKEWLGK; from the coding sequence ATGAATGTAGTCATTATTGAAGACGAGAACCTAACGGCCAAACGACTTGAAAGTCTTCTGCTCAAATACGATCCGGCAATTAAGGTACTTAACCGGATTCCGTCGGTAGCCGAGGCTGTAGACTGGCTAAATGAACCCGACCGGCCCACTATCGATCTGGTATTTATGGATATTCATCTGGAAGATGATCTGGGATTCCGAATTTTTGAACAGGCCGAGCTAAACACCCCCGTTGTTTTTACGACCGCCTACGATGAATACATGATTCAGGCGTTTAAGGTAAACAGTATCGATTACTTACTTAAACCGATTAACTACGATGAACTTGTTGCTGCCATCGAAAAATATAAAGCGCTAAAAAAGCAATTTGGCCAGGCCAGCTCTGCCCCCGACCTGGAAACCATTTTAAACCTTATTGGCAGACAGAAACAAACCGAATATAAAGATCGGTTCATGATTACGGTGGGCACCAAAATCAGAAGTATCGACACAAACGATGTCGCTTATTTTTTCCTGGAAGAAAAAGTGGTGTTTCTTGTCACGAAAGATGGGCTGACTCTGCCAGTCGATTATAGCCTCGATAAGCTCACTCAATTGCTTAACCCAAAGCAGTTTTTCCGAATCAGCCGACAGTATCTGGTATCGTTGCCTGCTATACAGACTATTCATACCTTTTCGGCGGGCAAACTAAAACTGGATTTGGTGCCCAAAACGAAACACGATGTTTTTGTGAGCGGAGACCGTATGACCGAGTTTAAGGAATGGTTAGGAAAATGA
- a CDS encoding histidine kinase, which translates to MTYRLTNRQKWQLALSVFVIYWPIRLYVAIATFSWALIVRSIPFWILETILSVLFFYAWITVTEWLQQRLFKSFGDGFLIEFRIPAQLATLGIASALAVVFNIGFYTLWHSVDDTLQQRFGIVRDQDAQRTKPSPNVVEERRKRTEQRRRSNNGMTVMAMLSAFYLAANRRAYRQLEDVQVRAERLEKENVQAQFAALKSQVNPHFLFNSLSILSSLVHADADLSEKFIDQLSRAYRYILEQKDNERVLLKTELEFIQAYRFLLNIRFENKFDVVINVPEADQNRYSIAPLTLQLLVENAVKHNRMSAKEPLHVHIRVEGECLVVQNNLQIRPQSETSTGVGLQNIITRYAMLTERSVWVGENEGSFIVKVPLLS; encoded by the coding sequence CTGACATATCGCCTGACCAATCGGCAAAAGTGGCAACTCGCTTTAAGTGTGTTTGTCATTTACTGGCCTATTCGGCTCTATGTAGCGATTGCGACCTTTAGTTGGGCGCTGATTGTCCGGAGCATCCCTTTCTGGATTCTGGAAACAATATTGAGTGTTTTATTTTTCTATGCCTGGATAACAGTAACAGAATGGCTACAGCAACGGCTTTTTAAAAGCTTTGGCGATGGTTTTCTAATTGAATTCAGAATTCCGGCACAACTAGCTACACTTGGTATTGCCAGTGCGCTGGCAGTAGTGTTCAATATTGGCTTTTATACGCTCTGGCATAGTGTTGACGATACCCTTCAACAACGTTTTGGAATTGTCCGCGATCAGGATGCTCAACGTACTAAACCCAGCCCAAACGTTGTAGAAGAACGTCGCAAACGAACCGAACAACGACGGCGCAGCAATAACGGTATGACTGTTATGGCCATGTTATCGGCCTTTTATCTGGCAGCCAACCGCCGGGCCTACCGCCAGTTGGAAGATGTTCAGGTGCGGGCCGAACGACTCGAAAAGGAAAATGTTCAGGCCCAGTTTGCGGCCCTGAAAAGTCAGGTAAACCCCCATTTTCTGTTCAATAGCCTGAGCATCCTGTCGTCATTGGTTCATGCCGATGCCGATTTATCCGAAAAATTCATCGACCAGTTATCCAGAGCGTATCGCTATATTCTGGAACAGAAAGATAATGAGCGGGTGCTGCTCAAAACCGAGCTGGAGTTTATTCAGGCCTATCGGTTTTTGCTGAATATCCGCTTTGAAAACAAATTTGATGTTGTTATCAATGTACCGGAAGCCGATCAGAATCGCTATAGCATTGCTCCGCTGACATTGCAGTTACTGGTCGAAAATGCGGTGAAACATAATCGCATGTCGGCCAAAGAACCTTTACATGTACACATTCGGGTAGAGGGCGAGTGCCTGGTTGTTCAGAACAATCTGCAAATACGTCCTCAATCTGAAACATCAACAGGAGTCGGATTACAGAATATCATTACCCGCTATGCCATGCTCACAGAACGATCGGTTTGGGTTGGCGAGAATGAGGGCAGTTTTATTGTAAAAGTACCGCTACTAAGCTAA
- a CDS encoding SdiA-regulated domain-containing protein produces the protein MNRFLLGIAVLLAGCGTSSKKNDKPEAGQLAAPFKLPYTLTASTEKYTLPKELEEISGLTYYKKDQLLCVQDEEAVVFVYDTQKKAVANSFGFGGYGDFEGIEYVNGEVYVLESNGNLFRFEPESKQIGRTKTDLPKKTEVEGLGYDPKTKRLLIAVKNGSQSSDKAVYSFDLLNKAVFKDMSLNDDQLEAAGIDPKTYKPSAIAVHPLTGEWYMLTSAGKRLLITNRQAKILYSEPLDPKQFRQPEGICFAPNGDMFISSEGDGKKGYILKFDYKR, from the coding sequence ATGAATCGTTTTTTGCTGGGAATAGCTGTGCTTTTGGCAGGCTGCGGCACGTCATCGAAAAAAAATGACAAGCCAGAAGCAGGCCAACTGGCTGCTCCGTTCAAATTGCCCTATACATTAACAGCCTCTACCGAAAAGTATACGCTGCCCAAAGAACTAGAGGAAATTTCGGGACTAACATATTACAAAAAAGACCAGTTGTTGTGCGTGCAGGACGAAGAAGCGGTGGTGTTTGTATACGATACGCAAAAGAAAGCCGTTGCCAATAGCTTCGGGTTTGGCGGATATGGCGATTTTGAAGGTATTGAGTACGTAAACGGTGAGGTGTATGTGCTCGAAAGCAACGGAAACCTGTTTCGGTTCGAGCCTGAGTCGAAACAGATAGGACGTACAAAAACCGACTTACCCAAAAAAACGGAAGTGGAAGGACTGGGTTACGATCCCAAAACCAAACGCTTGCTGATTGCAGTTAAGAACGGGAGTCAGTCTAGCGATAAGGCAGTTTATTCATTCGATCTGCTTAATAAAGCGGTTTTTAAGGATATGAGCCTTAATGACGACCAACTCGAAGCGGCAGGCATCGATCCGAAAACCTACAAGCCTTCAGCTATTGCGGTGCATCCACTCACGGGTGAGTGGTATATGCTGACATCGGCCGGAAAACGGTTGCTGATTACAAATCGACAGGCTAAAATTTTGTATTCCGAGCCGCTTGACCCCAAGCAATTTCGTCAGCCAGAAGGTATCTGCTTTGCGCCTAATGGCGATATGTTTATTTCCAGCGAGGGCGATGGCAAAAAAGGATATATTCTGAAGTTTGACTATAAGCGGTAA
- a CDS encoding substrate-binding domain-containing protein has translation MQLTINERSSTPKYRQIVEAVLHGIETGSLHRDEQLPSINELSEEFYLARDTVEKAYKFLKKEGIIQSVRGKGYFIRRESPDQLRVLLLMNKLSAYKKIIYYALLDELGPGTVVDLRLHHHDAAQFAHLIRENQDLYQYYVVMPHFYEQASRPVNLQALLAGIPSEKLVLLDKNIPDLTGNHVAVYQDFEHDLYEALEAGTDLLEKYQKLILIFPKDVHYPTDIVRGFRNYAIHHKKDFAILDTTNQYTIELHTAYIVLEDSDLAELVRQARQHGMILGQDVGILAFNETPLKEVLANGITVVSTDHEQMGRTAAQLMLSRRFEKIKNPFGLIRRGSL, from the coding sequence ATGCAATTGACTATAAATGAACGTTCCAGTACGCCAAAGTACCGCCAGATTGTAGAAGCGGTATTACATGGCATCGAAACAGGTTCATTACATCGCGACGAACAGCTCCCCTCTATTAATGAACTTAGTGAGGAGTTTTATCTGGCCCGCGACACGGTCGAAAAAGCATATAAATTTCTAAAAAAAGAAGGCATTATTCAGTCGGTACGGGGAAAGGGGTACTTTATCCGGCGAGAAAGCCCCGATCAGTTACGGGTTCTGCTCCTGATGAATAAGCTCAGTGCCTATAAAAAAATCATTTATTACGCCCTGCTCGATGAATTAGGACCAGGAACGGTTGTTGATCTGCGCCTGCATCACCACGATGCCGCTCAGTTTGCCCACTTAATTCGCGAAAATCAGGATCTGTATCAGTACTATGTTGTGATGCCCCATTTCTACGAACAGGCATCACGCCCCGTCAATCTTCAGGCTCTCCTGGCCGGGATTCCTTCCGAAAAACTGGTCTTGCTCGATAAAAACATTCCCGATCTGACGGGAAATCATGTCGCTGTTTATCAGGACTTTGAACATGATCTATATGAAGCGCTGGAAGCCGGGACCGATTTACTGGAAAAATACCAGAAACTGATTCTGATTTTCCCGAAAGATGTTCATTACCCAACAGATATTGTACGTGGCTTCCGGAATTATGCGATTCATCACAAAAAAGATTTCGCCATTCTGGACACAACCAACCAGTATACCATTGAATTACATACGGCCTATATCGTTCTTGAAGACAGCGATCTGGCCGAACTTGTCCGTCAGGCTCGTCAGCACGGCATGATTCTGGGGCAGGATGTTGGCATTTTGGCATTCAACGAAACTCCGCTCAAAGAAGTACTGGCCAATGGCATCACGGTGGTGTCGACCGATCATGAACAAATGGGCCGTACGGCCGCCCAGCTAATGCTTAGCCGACGATTTGAGAAAATAAAAAATCCATTCGGCCTCATCCGCCGAGGTTCGTTGTGA
- a CDS encoding LD-carboxypeptidase: MPTRRSLLKTAVFAPFLPFSSERFSTTKPNRLKPGDTVGLICPAAPAYSRETVQITIESLQALGFKTKLGTHFYDRYGYLAGHDADRAADLNAMFADSSVSMIMAMHGGWGCARILPLLDYELIRRNPKILIGYSDITALLLGIHAQTGLATMHGPVGAVTWNSFSVGWLREVLIDGRAVTFQNPEKKEDNLTQTKDRIFTLRSGQARGQLVGGNLTVLSHLLGSPYLPDWKGKILFVEDTHEDIYSVDRMLTHLKLAGVLEQLAGFVFGKCTSCEPGSGGYGSLTFDDVLTDQVVPLNVPAFAGAMIGHITDKFTVPIGINAEIDADKGTIRLLESAVL; this comes from the coding sequence ATGCCAACCCGCCGTTCGCTGCTTAAAACAGCGGTTTTTGCTCCTTTTTTGCCGTTCTCGTCTGAGCGGTTCTCAACAACTAAGCCAAATCGGCTAAAGCCTGGCGATACGGTAGGGCTAATTTGTCCGGCGGCTCCGGCCTACAGTCGCGAAACCGTTCAGATAACCATTGAGTCGTTGCAGGCATTGGGTTTTAAAACGAAACTTGGAACGCATTTTTATGACCGATACGGATATCTGGCCGGGCACGATGCCGACCGGGCAGCGGATCTGAATGCAATGTTTGCCGATTCGTCGGTAAGTATGATCATGGCCATGCACGGTGGTTGGGGCTGTGCCCGTATTTTGCCACTGCTCGATTATGAGCTCATTCGGCGTAATCCGAAAATTTTGATTGGTTATAGCGATATCACAGCGTTGCTGCTGGGCATTCACGCCCAAACAGGATTAGCAACCATGCATGGGCCCGTGGGAGCCGTTACCTGGAATTCATTTAGTGTAGGCTGGCTGCGGGAGGTATTGATTGATGGTCGGGCCGTAACGTTCCAGAATCCTGAAAAAAAAGAAGATAACCTGACTCAGACAAAAGATCGGATTTTTACCCTGCGATCTGGCCAGGCCCGTGGTCAACTGGTAGGTGGTAATCTGACGGTGCTGTCGCATTTGCTTGGGTCGCCTTACCTGCCCGACTGGAAAGGCAAGATTCTGTTTGTAGAAGACACACACGAAGATATTTACAGCGTAGACCGGATGTTAACGCATCTGAAACTGGCGGGTGTATTGGAGCAACTGGCGGGCTTTGTGTTTGGGAAGTGTACTTCCTGCGAGCCCGGTAGCGGTGGCTATGGCTCGCTAACGTTCGACGATGTGTTGACCGACCAGGTTGTACCGTTGAACGTGCCTGCTTTTGCGGGGGCCATGATTGGACACATCACCGACAAATTTACGGTTCCAATTGGGATCAATGCCGAAATCGACGCCGATAAGGGCACGATTCGGTTGCTGGAAAGCGCCGTACTATAA
- a CDS encoding AI-2E family transporter, which produces MLPNTLPPHYHRFSHSLLSLAILAVAIYLGQDILVPLAMAGLLAVLLRPVENRLNRLGLHKVISISLALLLAIILLAGVTVLLSMQLADFTDDIPKLKRNINDVYHDIQRWIRREYNVSYRQQNKYIEKAQTQTLDTLQSPDTISVLAGPLGTMTLIPIYVFLLLYYRSMLLYFAVVLFPEKHAAQVREVLTEIKGVIQSYMVGLLVETITVAVLNSVGLLLLGVRYAVLLGVFAAILNLVPYIGGLIATALTVLITFSNQPDIGVLLGVVGVFLFVQFIDNNVLVPLIVASKVRVNALVSIVGVLIGGALAGVSGMFLSIPAIAILKVIFDRVESLRAWGILLGDQSPEELGNNLLRLSRRRRKTAEAENLKANPS; this is translated from the coding sequence ATGCTTCCCAACACCTTACCCCCGCATTATCACCGTTTTTCGCATTCGTTACTATCGCTGGCTATTCTGGCAGTGGCTATTTATCTGGGACAGGATATTCTGGTTCCATTGGCTATGGCAGGTTTGTTAGCCGTACTGCTCCGTCCTGTTGAAAATCGTCTGAACCGACTGGGGCTGCACAAAGTAATTTCCATTAGCCTGGCTTTACTACTGGCGATCATTCTGTTGGCGGGCGTTACGGTTTTGTTGTCGATGCAACTGGCCGATTTTACGGACGATATTCCTAAGCTGAAACGGAATATCAACGATGTATATCACGACATCCAGCGGTGGATTCGACGCGAATACAATGTCAGTTACCGACAACAGAACAAATACATCGAGAAGGCGCAGACGCAAACACTCGATACCTTACAGAGCCCAGATACGATCAGTGTACTGGCGGGCCCGCTGGGAACCATGACGCTCATTCCAATCTATGTGTTTTTGCTGCTGTACTATCGCTCAATGCTGCTCTATTTTGCGGTTGTGCTATTTCCCGAAAAACATGCCGCTCAGGTGCGCGAGGTGCTGACCGAAATTAAAGGTGTGATTCAGAGCTATATGGTTGGATTGCTAGTCGAAACAATTACCGTTGCTGTTCTGAATTCGGTGGGCTTGTTGCTGTTGGGCGTCCGATATGCGGTGTTGCTGGGCGTGTTTGCCGCTATTTTAAATCTGGTTCCGTATATCGGCGGTCTCATTGCAACTGCCCTGACGGTGTTAATCACATTTAGTAATCAGCCAGATATTGGCGTATTGCTGGGCGTTGTTGGCGTCTTTCTGTTCGTGCAGTTTATTGATAACAATGTGCTGGTACCACTCATTGTTGCCTCCAAAGTCCGGGTCAATGCGTTAGTGTCAATTGTTGGAGTACTGATAGGTGGGGCTTTAGCCGGTGTATCGGGAATGTTTCTGTCGATTCCGGCCATCGCCATTTTGAAAGTTATTTTCGATCGGGTTGAGAGTTTGCGTGCCTGGGGAATACTGCTGGGCGATCAGAGCCCCGAAGAATTGGGAAACAACCTGCTTCGGCTATCACGACGACGCCGGAAAACAGCAGAGGCTGAAAATCTTAAGGCCAATCCGTCGTAA
- a CDS encoding nitrilase-related carbon-nitrogen hydrolase, whose translation MSYKALALQATCQTVNSYQTRDEVEAVMLQSIERLEKQLVASINFIGRDTLLVVVPEYFLTGSPLHETTEQWREKAALEIDGRIYEALSAMVQRQQIYFSGNAYEQDPFFPELYFQTSFIIGPSGDILLRYRRLNSMYAPTPHDVWELYLDAYGYDSLFPVVKTNIGNLACIASEDILYPEVARCLAVRGAEVLLHSTSEPGSPLQTQRKVAKVARAIENMAYVVSANSAGLANSPIPFGSTDAGSRIIDPKGLILAEAGYGESMVANADIDLAALREFRQRPAAANLLARQRFELYIQSYSEHKIYPPGTLLSQPAERQNFVRTQQEVIKKLYS comes from the coding sequence ATGTCGTATAAAGCCCTTGCCCTACAGGCAACCTGTCAAACTGTCAATAGCTACCAAACCCGCGACGAAGTCGAAGCGGTTATGCTTCAGTCCATTGAACGTCTGGAAAAACAACTAGTCGCATCAATCAATTTTATTGGCCGGGATACTCTTCTGGTGGTTGTGCCAGAATATTTTCTGACGGGCTCTCCCCTGCACGAAACAACCGAACAATGGCGCGAAAAGGCGGCTCTCGAAATCGACGGACGTATTTACGAAGCCCTTAGCGCTATGGTGCAGCGGCAACAGATTTATTTTTCGGGGAATGCCTACGAACAGGACCCCTTTTTCCCAGAGCTCTATTTTCAGACCAGCTTCATTATTGGCCCCAGTGGCGATATTCTGCTCCGCTACCGACGGCTTAATTCCATGTATGCTCCCACACCACATGATGTTTGGGAACTGTATCTGGACGCCTATGGATACGATTCGCTGTTTCCAGTCGTCAAAACAAACATCGGCAATCTGGCCTGCATCGCGTCAGAAGATATTTTGTACCCAGAAGTAGCCCGATGTCTGGCCGTACGGGGAGCCGAAGTGCTCCTGCATTCTACGTCCGAACCAGGTAGTCCACTCCAGACACAGCGCAAAGTAGCCAAAGTGGCTCGGGCCATCGAGAATATGGCCTATGTTGTCTCGGCAAATTCGGCAGGACTGGCCAACAGCCCGATCCCGTTTGGCTCAACCGATGCAGGCTCCCGAATTATTGATCCGAAAGGCCTGATACTGGCCGAAGCCGGGTATGGCGAAAGCATGGTCGCCAATGCCGATATTGACCTGGCCGCTCTGCGCGAATTCCGTCAGCGGCCAGCAGCCGCCAACCTGCTGGCGCGTCAACGATTTGAGCTATACATTCAGAGCTATTCCGAGCATAAAATTTATCCGCCCGGCACCCTGTTAAGTCAACCCGCCGAGCGGCAGAATTTTGTTCGTACGCAGCAGGAAGTTATCAAGAAACTTTATAGCTAA
- the bshB1 gene encoding bacillithiol biosynthesis deacetylase BshB1 — MKVDVLAIAAHPDDIEMTCAGTILSLVERGRTVAGVDLTRGELGTRGTPEIRLQESAEGARIMNLVARENMGFRDGFFRNDEEHQMALIPIIRHYRPEIILTNTVDDRHPDHGRAAQLVTEACFYAGLRQIKTVGKDGQPQEAFRPNYIYYFIQDRSLKPDFVVDVTPYWERKLAAIKAYKSQFFDPDNSEPASYISSEPFWKFLEARTREHGHMIGAEFGEGFISKRMLGVNDLFQLR, encoded by the coding sequence ATGAAGGTTGATGTACTGGCCATTGCGGCCCACCCCGACGATATTGAAATGACTTGCGCCGGAACGATCCTGTCGTTAGTTGAACGCGGCAGAACTGTAGCCGGAGTCGATTTAACAAGAGGGGAACTGGGAACGCGGGGTACTCCCGAAATTCGTTTGCAGGAATCGGCCGAAGGGGCACGAATCATGAATCTGGTGGCTCGTGAGAATATGGGCTTTCGCGATGGTTTTTTTCGGAACGACGAAGAACACCAAATGGCGTTGATACCCATTATTCGTCATTATCGGCCCGAGATTATTCTGACCAATACTGTCGATGATCGTCATCCCGATCATGGCCGGGCTGCTCAGCTAGTCACAGAAGCCTGTTTTTATGCAGGCCTTCGGCAGATCAAAACCGTTGGAAAAGATGGCCAGCCCCAGGAAGCGTTTCGGCCAAACTATATTTACTATTTTATTCAGGACCGATCGCTAAAACCCGATTTTGTGGTTGATGTGACGCCCTATTGGGAGCGCAAACTGGCGGCTATCAAAGCCTATAAGAGTCAGTTTTTTGACCCTGACAACAGCGAGCCCGCAAGTTATATCTCAAGTGAACCGTTCTGGAAATTCCTCGAAGCCCGTACCCGCGAACATGGCCACATGATTGGGGCTGAGTTTGGTGAAGGATTTATTTCCAAACGAATGCTGGGCGTTAACGATCTGTTTCAGTTAAGATAA